One part of the Bacillota bacterium genome encodes these proteins:
- a CDS encoding TAXI family TRAP transporter solute-binding subunit — translation MRIIRTVALLLVVALVSGLAGCSQQPGQPAKEQPKSGTPAQAPAPSSGPSKPKPPKTIMSVGSGPAGSLFINFCAAFAEATMKGFDGLQMNVEPGGSSQNMQMVDKAQIEFGITSSLQTYPGYYGLSWAKGVSYKKVASVVPSYSYEGVWFTKDNSPVKSVMDLQGKTVAFGYAGGGSDVTGRQLLEFYKIKPAKIVNASWEDTGGMVRDGLVDAVFYLAGHPAGFIQELEISQKLRFIEISDADLNKFKEANPYYNIGTLKAGTYKGLTKDYKVFQGWNFMICSPDLPEDFVYNAVKSVYQNIDIIQKAHSSFKQCALENVQFMNLPLHPGAEKYYKEKGVKLPVLPPPPK, via the coding sequence ATGAGGATTATTCGTACGGTTGCGTTACTTCTAGTCGTTGCGTTAGTATCCGGCCTGGCGGGCTGCTCCCAGCAACCCGGCCAGCCTGCCAAGGAGCAGCCCAAGAGCGGGACTCCCGCGCAGGCCCCGGCACCAAGCTCGGGCCCTAGCAAGCCGAAGCCCCCCAAGACCATCATGTCCGTGGGGAGTGGGCCTGCGGGCAGCCTATTCATCAACTTCTGCGCGGCGTTCGCCGAGGCCACCATGAAAGGCTTCGACGGGCTGCAGATGAACGTGGAACCGGGCGGGTCTTCACAGAACATGCAGATGGTGGACAAGGCCCAGATCGAGTTCGGCATTACGTCGAGCCTGCAGACGTACCCCGGTTACTACGGGCTCTCCTGGGCCAAGGGCGTCTCCTACAAGAAGGTGGCGTCGGTAGTCCCCTCTTACTCGTACGAGGGCGTTTGGTTCACGAAGGACAACTCTCCCGTCAAGTCGGTCATGGATCTCCAGGGCAAGACGGTAGCCTTCGGATACGCCGGCGGCGGCAGCGACGTCACCGGGCGGCAGCTCCTCGAGTTCTATAAGATCAAACCCGCCAAGATAGTCAACGCCAGCTGGGAAGATACCGGGGGAATGGTGAGGGACGGGCTGGTGGACGCCGTATTCTACCTCGCCGGCCATCCAGCAGGGTTTATTCAGGAGCTGGAGATATCCCAGAAGCTCAGGTTCATCGAGATCTCGGACGCGGACCTGAACAAGTTCAAGGAAGCCAACCCCTACTACAACATCGGCACGCTGAAGGCCGGCACCTATAAAGGGCTGACCAAGGACTATAAGGTCTTCCAGGGCTGGAACTTCATGATATGCTCGCCGGACCTTCCTGAAGACTTCGTGTATAATGCTGTGAAGTCGGTTTACCAGAACATCGACATCATACAGAAGGCGCACTCGAGCTTCAAGCAGTGCGCTTTGGAGAACGTGCAGTTCATGAATCTGCCGCTCCATCCTGGAGCCGAGAAGTACTACAAGGAGAAGGGCGTAAAGCTCCCGGTACTCCCGCCGCCACCCAAGTAA